The following proteins are encoded in a genomic region of Thalassophryne amazonica chromosome 5, fThaAma1.1, whole genome shotgun sequence:
- the LOC117511357 gene encoding zinc finger protein 23-like has protein sequence MSKVQMLRALVKQRLTAAAEEIFGLFERTIAEYEEELCRSKEENHRQRHLLDAVFNPEDMQQLFMGKEGLQPDQRDQSPSLDHQEPDSPHIKEEHRELWTNQERELEDDDVINFPQTCVPMKSEDEVKSQTSQLHQSQTEESKGAEPRTTEYMKTEADGEDCGRPEPDTEVSDQSQRDTREPQTALISVRNSRAAVHNKRPDVKPLQCSECSGTFQYKSVLKEHMRTHTGEKPYRCCECGKRFGNKGNLNKHKVIHTGEKLYSCSECGHRFSIKGNLMKHLRLHTGDKPFSCLLCTKSFSRSSTLTNHMRCHTGEKPYSCPVCKKHFRESGHLVKHKKLHTDVQQMAVIKEEVPLEQQDCSFSVEQKDSEPSNIKEEQEDLWSDQDQDGLEEDDIIKFTVTHIPVKRDNDEDKPLHQNQSEENREAEPQASSSAEHMKTESDGGPESDTNPEPSSHDKGSDCMEVDTDNSDDWKETRKTHLGFKPQFELNSKKNDVDEIGENCYTGKKQFRCSDCSKTFRFKQNLTIHLRSHTGEKPFSCSECDKRFSVKANLMRHMRTHTGEKPFCCPECHKTFRFKHNLNDHMRLHSDQNPFGCPECDKRFGNKSDLNNHIRTHTGEKPFRCSVCGECFTQLSSLTYHMRRHTGEKPFSCSVCQKRFRQRADVGRHMTVHTGARPHVCPFCTKGFARKNDLKDHMKFHTGERD, from the exons ATATGCAGCAGCTGTTTATGGGAAAAGAGGGCCTTCAGCCTGATCAAAGAGACCAGAGTCCCAGTCTGGATCATCAGGAACCAGATTCACCACACATTAAAGAGGAACACCGGGAACTCTGGACCAATCAAGAGAGAGAGCTGGaagatgatgatgtcatcaacttTCCACAGACATGTGTCCCTATGAAGAGTGAAGATGAAGTGAAATCTCAGacctcacagcttcatcaaagccaaacTGAGGAGAGCAAAGGGGCGGAGCCTCGAACCACTGAATACATGAagacagaagctgatggagaggactgtGGAAGACCAGAACCAGACACAGAGGTCTCAGACCAGTCTCAACGTGACACCAGGGAACCTCAGACAGCTTTAATTTCTGTAAGAAATAGTCGAGCTGCTGTACATAACAAGCGTCCTGATGTGAAACCACTTCAATGCTCTGAGTGCAGTGGAACTTTTCAATACAAGAGCGTTCTGAAGGAACACATGAGAACACatactggagagaaaccataTCGGTGCTGTGAGTGCGGCAAAAGATTTGGCAATAAAGGCAATCTGAATAAACACAAAgtgattcatacaggagaaaaactaTACAGTTGCTCTGAGTGTGGTCATCGATTCAGCATCAAAGGCAACTTGATGAAACACCTGAGGCTTCATACAGGAGACAAACCTTTTAGCTGCTTGCTTTGTACTAAAAGCTTCTCTCGGTCATCAACACTGACAAACCACATGAGATGTCATACGGGAGAAAAACCTTACAGCTGTCCAGTTTGTAAGAAACATTTTCGGGAGAGTGGGCACCTTGTGAAACACAAAAAA cttcacacag ATGTGCAGCAGATGGCTGTGATTAAAGAAGAGGTTCCTTTGGAGCAGCAGGACTGCAGTTTCAGTGTGGAACAGAAGGACTCTGAGCCCTCAAACATTAAAGAGGAGCAAGAGGACCTCTGGAGCGATCAGGACCAAGATGGTCTGGAGGAGGATGATATCATCAAATTCACAGTGACTCACATCCCTGTGAAGAGAGACAATGATGAAGATAAACCACTTCACCAAAACCAGTCTGAGGAGAACAGAGAGGCAGAGCCTCAAGCCAGCAGctcagcagaacacatgaaaacagAATCTGATGGAGGACCAGAATCAGACACCAACCCAGAACCAAGTTCTCATGACAAGGGATCAGACTGTATGGAGGTTGAtactgacaacagtgatgattgGAAGGAGACCAGAAAAACCCATTTAGGGTTCAAACCTCAGTTTGAGTTAAATTCTAAGAAAAATGATGTTGATGAAATCGGTGAGAATTGTTATACTGGAAAGAAACAATTTAGATGCTCCGACTGCAGCAAAACATTTAGATTTAAGCAAAATCTGACAATACACCTCAGAagtcacacaggagagaaaccgtttagctgttctgagtgtgataaAAGGTTTTCTGTAAAGGCCAATCTAATGAGACACATGAGaactcatacaggagagaaaccgttTTGCTGTCCTGAATGTCACAAAACATTCAGATTCAAGCACAACTTGAATGACCACATGAGACTTCACAGTGACCAAAACCCGTTTGGGTGCCCGGAGTGCGATAAAAGATTTGGCAACAAGAGTGACCTGAATAATCACATCAGAacacatacaggagagaaaccatttcgtTGCTCAGTTTGTGGTGAATGCTTCACTCAGTTGTCGTCATTAACGTACCACATGAGGCGCCACACAGGagaaaaacctttcagctgctcAGTTTGCCAGAAACGTTTTAGGCAGAGAGCAGATGTTGGGAGACACATGACAGTCCACACAGGAGCGAGACCTCATGTTTGCCCTTTTTGTACTAAAGGCTTTGCACGTAAAAATGATCTGAAAGACCACATGAAATTCCACACAGGAGAAAGGGATTAA